Proteins from a genomic interval of Syngnathus typhle isolate RoL2023-S1 ecotype Sweden linkage group LG15, RoL_Styp_1.0, whole genome shotgun sequence:
- the synj1 gene encoding synaptojanin-1 isoform X7, which yields MASSDSLLVGSHRVKLSRGFEANAPAFERHFTALKRLYGKQAIINLLGSKEGEHMLSKAFQSHLKASEHAAWVKMVNFDYHQNVRGGKADKLHSVLKPQLSKFLDDCGFFYYSGEMGITRSQGGTIRTNCLDCLDRTNSVQAFFALEVLPKQLEEMGLTEKPQLVARFQEVFRTMWSANGDSVSKIYAGTGALDGKAKASKLKDGARSVTRTIQNNFFDSSKQEAIDILRLGSTLNSDLADKARALLTTSSLYVTEPVLQSASPRVLLGMCRNHRKYTRPKPIRVCVGTWNVNGGKQFRSIAFRNQTLNDWLLDAPKIAGLPEFQDSKANPIDIFAIGFEEMVELNAGNIVSASTTNQKLWAAELQKNISRDHKYVLLASEQLVGVCLFVFIRPQHAPFIRDVAVDTVKTGMGGATGNKGGVAIRLLFHTTSICFVCSHFAAGQSQVKERNDDYNEITRRLSFPMGRLLYSHDYVFWCGDFNYRINLPNEEVKELIRQQNWDALTAGDQLFDQKNAGLVFRGFIEGKLDFAPTYKYDLFSEDYDTSEKCRTPAWTDRILWKRRKWNFDQTAEEMNVVGASTSGENEDDPDYPWSPGTLKYYGRAELKTSDHRPVVSIVDVDVLEVDPEARHQVYKDVIALQGPPDGTVLVSLCSSGPDDYFDDALIDELLDKFASFGEVILIRFLEEKMWVTFLDGYSALAALSLSASTVLGKMLDIRLKSPGWIKSLEEEMSVERICGSIPTSASSTLLAEDADMGDDDYDMEGDVDEEVEAVLPQHLQPSADSASGSSPMTSPRGSPCASPTHGEAGRPGRTAQPARPSQGPPADLQPGAPSSQGLEPRRAPPPRPNAPPVRPTPPQRPPPPSGRGQATAGPPAAAGASRPNLPPRAGVISVASQSRASPLPHPGAPRPTSDVHPGAPQVTADTHPGAPRPTKPSDLPLAGPALPTVAPAARPSAQPQPTGPTQSQLPPPMQPTHAAPPQTLASPKPPPRSRSHHGLPPDAAKGDSAPKTNGVNGVQSKPKGPDALDFLIPSRSLNRGASLRSPPSVPASLSSWMSAGLLPPPPAMPRSRSQETLRASPNLLAAEPLPARPCSTNPFFGQHDWAPPARATVGPLRLSRGASPITLSSAAQPVLPLHRQPPNWVTFNDDFPLPVGRAAATPSSAALTEPDWVTEAVVPSAPPLEFDLFPEPDWLNPSPAFPAHRAKTLPPNTALFPEPDWLNSIPGVPPPVPSRSGAAVSNPPSGSGPGCLFFPN from the exons ATGGCCTCTTCGGACTCACTGTTG GTCGGCTCTCACCGCGTCAAACTCTCCCGAGGATTTGAAGCCAACGCTCCAGCCTTTGAAAG ACACTTCACCGCCTTGAAGAGGTTGTACGGCAAGCAAGCGATCATCAATCTGCTCGGCAGTAAGGAAGGAGAACACATGCTCAGTAAAGCCTTTCAG AGTCACCTGAAGGCCTCGGAGCACGCGGCGTGGGTCAAGATGGTCAACTTCGACTACCACCAGAACGTGCGCGGCGGCAAAGCCGACAAGCTGCACAGCGTGCTCAAGCCGCAGCTTAGCAAGTTCCTGGACGACTGCGGCTTCTTCTACTACTCGGGAGAGATGGGCATCACCAG gagcCAAGGTGGCACCATCAGGACCAACTGCCTGGACTGTTTGGACAGAACCAACAGCGTGCAAGCCTTCTTTGCCCTGGAG GTGCTGCCCAAGCAACTGGAGGAAATGGGCTTGACGGAGAAGCCTCAGCTGGTGGCCCGCTTCCAGGAGGTGTTCCGGACCATGTGGTCAGCCAACGGTGACTCGGTCAGCAAGATCTACGCCGGCACCGGCGCCCTAGACGGCAAGGCCAAG GCAAGCAAGTTGAAAGACGGCGCTCGCTCGGTGACCAGGACCATCCAGAACAACTTCTTTGACAGCTCCAAGCAGGAAGCCATCGACATCCTGCGACTGGGCTCCACGCTCAACAGCGACCTGGCCGACAAGGCGCGGGCCTTGCTCACCACTTCCAGCCTCTACG TCACTGAGCCCGTCTTGCAGTCAG CCTCGCCCCGAGTGCTGCTAGGTATGTGCCGGAACCACCGCAAGTACACCCGGCCCAAGCCGATCCGAGTGTGCGTGGGCACGTGGAACGTCAACGGCGGCAAGCAGTTCCGTAGCATCGCCTTCCGGAACCAGACCCTCAACGACTGGCTGCTGGACGCCCCCAAGATCGCCGGCCTCCCCGAGTTCCAAG ACAGCAAAGCCAACCCGATCGACATCTTTGCCATCGGCTTTGAGGAAATGGTGGAGCTGAACGCTGGAAACATCGTCAGCGCCAG CACCACCAACCAGAAGCTGTGGGCCGCCGAGTTGCAGAAGAACATCTCGCGGGACCACAAGTATGTGCTGCTGGCTTCCGAGCAGCTGGTGGGCGTGTGCTTGTTCGTGTTCATCCGCCCCCAGCACGCCCCCTTCATCAG GGACGTGGCAGTGGACACGGTGAAGACGGGCATGGGCGGCGCCACGGGGAACAAAGGCGGCGTGGCCATCCGCCTGCTCTTCCACACCACCAGCATCTGCTTCGTGTGCTCGCATTTTGCCGCGGGACAGTCGCAGGTCAAGGAGAGGAACGACGACTACAACGAGATCACGCGCAGGCTCAGCTTCCCCATG GGACGCCTGCTCTACTCTCACGACTACGTTTTCTGGTGCGGCGACTTCAACTACCGCATCAACCTGCCCAACGAGGAGGTGAAGGAGCTGATCAGGCAACAGAACTGGGATGCGCTGACCGCTGGCGACCAGCTCTTTGACCAGAAGAACGCCGGACTG GTGTTCCGGGGATTCATCGAGGGTAAACTGGACTTTGCGCCCACGTACAAGTACGACCTTTTCTCGGAGGACTACGACACCAGCGAGAAGTGCCGCACGCCCGCCTGGACCGATCGGATCCTGTGGAAGCGCAGGAAGTGGAACTTTGACCAAACAG CTGAGGAGATGAACGTGGTTGGCGCTTCGACGTCAGGCGAAAACGAGGACGACCCGGATTACCCCTGGAGCCCCGGGACCCTCAAGTACTACGGCAGGGCTGAGCTCAAGACCTCGGACCACAG GCCGGTGGTGTCCATCGTTGATGTGGATGTCCTGGAGGTGGACCCGGAGGCCCGGCACCAGGTCTACAAGGACGTTATTGCCCTGCAGGGACCCCCGGACGGCACGGTCCTGGTGTCGCTGTGCTCGTCCGGACCCGACGACTACTTTGACGATGCGCTCATCGACGAGCTGCTCGACAAGTTTGCCAGCTTCGGCGAGGTCATCCTCATCAG ATTTCTTGAGGAGAAGATGTGGGTGACGTTCCTGGACGGTTACTCCGCTCTGGCCGCTTTGTCTCTCAGCGCATCCACC GTTCTTGGCAAGATGCTCGACATCCGCCTGAAGAGCCCCGGCTGGATTAAGAGCCTGGAGGAGGAGATGAGCGTGGAGCGCATCTGCGGCAGCATCCCCACCTCGGCTAGCTCCACCCTCCTGGCCGAAGACGCCGACATGGGCGACGACGACTATGACATGGAGGGCGACGTGGACGAGGAGGTGGAGGCGGTCCTTCCGCAGCACCTGCAGCCGTCCGCCGACTCGGCGTCGGGTTCCTCCCCGATGACCTCGCCGCGAGGCAGCCCCTGCGCCTCCCCCACCCACGGCGAGGCCGGCAGGCCCGGACGCACCGCTCAACCGGCCCGACCCTCACAAG gcCCTCCTGCAGACCTGCAGCCCGGCGCGCCGTCGTCCCAAGGCTTGGAGCCCAGGCGTGCGCCCCCTCCCCGACCCAACGCGCCCCCCGTGAGACCCACGCCGCCCCAGCGCCCGCCGCCCCCCTCAG GTCGAGGCCAGGCAACCGCAGGCCCCCCCGCAGCGGCAGGTGCCTCCAGGCCG AATCTTCCCCCTCGAGCCGGCGTGATCAGCGTGGCTTCGCAGTCTCGTGCCTCTCCTCTTCCCCACCCGGGCGCTCCCCGCCCCACCTCTGACGTGCACCCGGGGGCCCCTCAAGTCACCGCCGACACCCACCCCGGGGCGCCTCGACCGACCAAACCGTCTGATCTTCCTCTAG CGGGTCCCGCGCTGCCCACGGTGGCCCCTGCGGCGAGACCGTCGGCACAGCCCCAGCCCACCGGCCCGACCCAGTCTCAGCTGCCTCCCCCCATGCAGCCCACGCACGCCGCCCCGCCGCAGACGCTGGCTTCTCCTAAGCCACCGCCCCGTTCCCGATCTCATCATGGTCTGCCGCCGGACGCCGCCAAGGGCGACTCGGCCCCCAAG ACCAACGGAGTGAATGGCGTCCAATCCAAGCCCAAGGGCCCGGACGCCCTCGACTTCCTGATCCCTTCCCGATCCCTGAACCGCGGCGCCTCCCTGCGGAGTCCGCCCTCCGTCCCCGCCTCCTTATCGTCCTGGATGTCCGCCGGCCTCCTCCCGCCGCCGCCCGCTATGCCCCGCAGTCGCTCGCAAGAGACTCTGCGCGCCTCCCCAAACCTTTTGGCCGCCGAGCCGCTCCCCGCCCGGCCCTGCAGCACCAACCCGTTTTTTGGCCAGCACGATTGggcgccgcccgcccgcgcCACAGTTGGCCCTCTGCGCCTTTCCCGGGGCGCGTCCCCGATCACGCTCTCTTCGGCCGCGCAACCCGTCCTGCCGCTCCACCGCCAGCCTCCTAATTGGGTCACCTTCAACGACGACTTCCCGCTTCCGGTCGGCCGCGCTGCCGCGACCCCCAGCTCCGCCGCCCTCACCGAACCGGACTGGGTAACTGAAGCTGTGGTCCCGTCTGCCCCTCCCCTCGAATTTGACCTTTTTCCTGAGCCGGACTGGTTAAACCCTTCCCCGGCCTTCCCCGCGCACCGGGCCAAAACTCTGCCCCCTAACACGGCCCTCTTTCCCGAACCCGACTGGTTAAACTCCATCCCGGGCGTTCCTCCTCCAGTCCCGTCGCGCTCCGGCGCCGCCGTCTCCAACCCCCCCAGTGGATCCGGTCCCGGCTGCCTCTTCTTTCCCAACTGA